In one Oryza glaberrima chromosome 2, OglaRS2, whole genome shotgun sequence genomic region, the following are encoded:
- the LOC127762511 gene encoding uncharacterized protein LOC127762511, with protein MADANMAWAELPEECLAGILHHFLCLSDHSMFSGVCTRWRTIAMRHLPPMQPWLFMPSTNATSFCVACERTHQGPRLPDNARGARFCGAHLEGWVAAAEIPHDDRSVPGNLAPALLNLCTGERVLLPRSLRNNNPDTTFINHIQAVILSYNPCQAHPYYAAAIVSGKPNIMFWRPGMSDWVPPMLKWDSGFKMWQKQLSKDPIEDAKYIFFGPLGGGFYVLNNKEDLLVYAPKANDRHGELTMSSVNKYQLRRNPRPTMPEPGEVLARYLVLSSRGHLLMVVRFVSTEKATVAFDVFKLELKPPSWKKLTLDTLADQTIFLGRGCSFAVEMRKSSQCPPNIYFLDDSARFNGAGSSTSQAQQVQGPFPCGDIGRCCEQGIVRCLPREPPSDPSPWTWFYLPPYVAFLEWFKTQAIKQLEQSF; from the exons atgGCCGACGCAAACATGGCGTGGGCGGAGCTCCCCGAAGAGTGCCTCGCCGGCATCCTCCACCACTTCCTTTGCCTCTCTGACCACTCCATGTTCTCCGGTGTCTGCACACGGTGGCGCACCATCGCTATGCGGCATCTGCCGCCTATGCAACCGTGGCTGTTCATGCCGTCCACCAACGCGACCTCCTTCTGCGTCGCCTGCGAGCGCACCCACCAGGGGCCCCGCCTACCGGACAACGCCCGTGGCGCGCGCTTCTGCGGCGCCCACCTTGAAGGttgggtcgccgccgccgagattcCGCATGATGACCGCTCTGTCCCGGGGAATCTTGCCCCCGCTCTGCTCAACCTCTGCACCGGCGAGCGCGTCCTCCTCCCGAGATCCCTCCGCAACAACAACCCTGATACCACCTTCATCAACCACATCCAAGCCGTCATCCTCTCCTATAACCCATGTCAGGCTCACCCGTACTACGCCGCCGCCATAGTTTCCGGCAAGCCCAACATCATGTTCTGGCGCCCCGGCATGAGCGATTGGGTGCCGCCGATGCTCAAGTGGGACTCGGGGTTCAAAATGTGGCAGAAGCAGCTATCCAAGGACCCAATCGAGGACGCCAAATACATCTTCTTCGGCCCGCTCGGTGGGGGATTCTATGTCCTCAACAACAAGGAGGACCTCCTGGTGTACGCCCCCAAGGCCAACGACAGGCACGGCGAGCTCACGATGTCATCCGTGAACAAGTACCAGCTCCGCAGAAATCCCCGGCCCACCATGCCGGAGCCAGGGGAGGTGCTCGCCCGCTACCTCGTGCTGTCTTCCCGCGGGCATCTGCTCATGGTCGTCAGGTTCGTCTCCACGGAGAAGGCCACGGTGGCGTTCGACGTCTTCAAGCTGGAGCTGAAGCCGCCGTCCTGGAAGAAACTCACCTTGGACACCCTCGCAGACCAGACGATCTTCCTCGGGCGAGGCTGCTCCTTCGCCGTCGAGATGAGGAAATCCAGCCAGTGCCCTCCCAACATCTACTTCCTGGATGACTCCGCGAGGTTCAACGGCGCAGGAAGCTCGACCTCGCAGGCGCAGCAGGTCCAGGGGCCGTTCCCCTGCGGCGACATCGGCAGATGCTGCGAACAGGGCATCGTCCGCTGCCTGCCGCGAGAGCCGCCATCAGACCCCTCGCCGTGGACTTGGTTCTATCTGCCCCCATACGTCGCCTTTCTTGAATGGTTTAAGACGCAAGCAATCAAACAACTGGAACAG TCCTTCTAA
- the LOC127764587 gene encoding uncharacterized protein LOC127764587 translates to MADANMAWAELPEECLAGILRYLPCLPDKAMFSGVCRRWRSVASAHLTPMQPWLFMPSATATSFFCVACERTHHHQSPRLPDDARGARFCGTFLECWVAAAEIPYDEPLPWNRFPALLNLRTGERVLLPRHLRTNNPGSTAINRIQTLVLSDSPSQTYRYWVAAIVSGKPNLMFWSNNMNEWAPPMLKWDSGFKIWQKMLPKDPIEDVKYFYGGPLGGGFYVLNNKEDLLVYTPKADDEHGELTMSSVKKFEVRRNPRSTMPGPGEVLGRYLVESQGDLAMVVRFVSTEKATVAFDVFKLELEPLSWKKITLDAFTDRRIFLVRGFSMVVEMRNPCLPSIYFLDDSARIDGAGASTSQAQQVQGPFPCGDTGRCCEQGIVRCLPREPPSNSSPWTWFYLPQNDGLREWYEMHVFKQQE, encoded by the coding sequence atggCCGACGCGAACATGGCGTGGGCGGAGCTCCCCGAAGAGTGCCTCGCCGGCATCCTCCGCTACCTCCCTTGCCTCCCTGACAAAGCCATGTTCTCCGGTGTCTGCAGACGGTGGCGCAGCGTCGCTTCGGCGCACCTGACGCCTATGCAACCGTGGCTGTTCATGCCGTCCGCCACCGCGACCTCCTTCTTCTGCGTCGCCTGCGAGcgcacccaccaccaccagagcCCCCGCCTGCCGGACGATGCCCGCGGCGCGCGCTTCTGCGGCACCTTCCTCGAGTgctgggtcgccgccgccgagatccCGTATGATGAGCCTCTGCCGTGGAATCGTTTCCCCGCTCTGCTCAACCTCCGCACCGGCGAGCGCGTCCTACTCCCGAGACACCTCCGCACCAACAACCCTGGTTCCACCGCCATCAACCGCATCCAAACCCTCGTCCTCTCCGATTCCCCATCCCAGACTTACCGGTACTGGGTCGCCGCCATAGTGTCCGGCAAACCCAACCTCATGTTCTGGAGCAACAACATGAACGAATGGGCGCCGCCGATGCTGAAGTGGGACTCGGGGTTCAAGATTTGGCAGAAGATGCTACCCAAGGACCCGATCGAGGACGTGAAATACTTCTATGGCGGCCCGCTCGGAGGAGGGTTCTATGTTCTCAACAACAAGGAGGACCTGCTGGTGTACACGCCCAAGGCCGACGACGAACACGGCGAGCTCACGATGTCGTCCGTGAAGAAGTTCGAGGTCCGGAGGAATCCCCGATCGACCATGCCGGGGCCAGGGGAGGTGCTCGGCCGCTACCTCGTGGAATCCCAAGGGGATCTGGCCATGGTCGTCAGGTTCGTCTCCACGGAGAAGGCCACGGTGGCGTTTGACGTCTTcaagctggagctggagccgcTGTCCTGGAAGAAAATCACCTTGGACGCCTTCACAGATCGGAGGATCTTCCTCGTGCGAGGCTTCTCCATGGTCGTCGAGATGAGGAACCCCTGCCTTCCCAGCATCTACTTCCTGGATGACTCCGCGAGGATTGACGGAGCGGGGGCCTCGACCTCGCAGGCGCAGCAGGTCCAGGGGCCGTTCCCCTGCGGCGACACCGGCAGATGCTGCGAGCAGGGAATCGTCCGCTGCCTACCGCGAGAGCCGCCATCGAACTCCTCGCCGTGGACTTGGTTCTACCTGCCCCAAAACGATGGCCTTCGTGAATGGTATGAGATGCACGTATTCAAACAACAGGAATAG